The [Actinobacillus] rossii genome contains a region encoding:
- a CDS encoding sulfatase gives MSLVALIFTIWILFAYFQGILFLHRCRMAKAFISTEIRQNTQYQSALKRMMRRGAQFDAKVISIVLAPFFLLGSATFSFLSLKITALFWAIYILIFAVVLIGIVAGNFYYYKTYNNYYDMFMFGLVEDDTKAVLKNIYDDYPVISGSLAVLVLAVFPAGFVYHALYGWFLGLDVHWSVSTLLFVGTFLALAFLARGTIHSTPLSKNHAQVSSLAVINKLVPNGVIAMEWAFKDRKRNIHFEAVNLDEGKALMQQAFCTDSLLERTPVNPALEEIKPHVVFALMESFGTNYLVLDNPETNDLLGELRPHFERDFVFKRFISDYDGTAPTLASLYFYSPIQNISQSAAQQISLPYSPFKTYKQQGYRTVFITSGGLMWRNLGNYLPLQGVDECYDQNDIIEAFPEAKSTMSYWGIADEYAFALAEKLLKESNTPLFINILSMTNHPPYEVPQHYHAARINPKVLAGKFGNEEENRKSLSTYQYANNALGQFITQVAQSAVGNRTIIAATGDHHVRCVRFDAPKQNFMAKGVPFYIHIPTELQRKLALKFDPNRIGSHKDIMPTLYNLSLSDAEYWNLGGRNLLAEQDNEKYAFAYNEGLYADSEGVSDGEHLEQYTWQNPTALYPDNLWVGELKPVSDKKQARIQAYKQLLTWQINYLVKGVKE, from the coding sequence TTGTCTCTCGTTGCTTTAATTTTCACGATTTGGATTTTATTTGCTTATTTCCAAGGAATTCTTTTCTTACACCGTTGCCGTATGGCAAAAGCATTTATCTCTACAGAAATTCGTCAAAATACACAATATCAATCTGCCTTAAAGCGAATGATGCGCCGCGGTGCACAATTTGATGCTAAAGTTATCTCGATTGTTCTTGCCCCTTTTTTCTTATTGGGTAGCGCAACCTTTTCATTTTTAAGCTTAAAAATCACCGCACTTTTTTGGGCAATTTACATCTTAATTTTTGCGGTCGTACTTATTGGTATTGTGGCTGGCAACTTTTATTACTATAAAACTTACAACAATTATTATGATATGTTTATGTTCGGTCTAGTAGAAGACGATACCAAAGCCGTGTTAAAAAATATCTATGACGATTATCCTGTTATTTCAGGCTCTCTCGCCGTGCTGGTATTGGCAGTGTTTCCCGCAGGCTTTGTTTATCACGCGTTATATGGCTGGTTTTTAGGTTTGGATGTCCATTGGTCTGTGTCCACGTTGCTTTTTGTGGGAACATTCCTTGCCTTAGCCTTTTTGGCACGTGGCACAATTCATTCCACACCATTAAGCAAAAATCACGCCCAAGTTTCTTCTTTAGCCGTTATCAATAAATTAGTCCCAAATGGCGTAATTGCGATGGAATGGGCGTTCAAAGATCGTAAACGCAATATTCATTTTGAAGCCGTCAATTTAGATGAAGGCAAAGCGTTAATGCAACAAGCTTTTTGCACAGATAGCCTGCTTGAGCGTACGCCTGTTAATCCTGCATTGGAAGAGATTAAACCTCATGTTGTATTTGCCTTAATGGAAAGTTTTGGTACGAACTATCTGGTTTTAGATAATCCTGAAACCAACGATTTATTGGGCGAATTACGACCGCACTTTGAACGCGATTTTGTATTCAAACGGTTTATTTCTGATTATGACGGCACCGCGCCAACCTTGGCTTCGCTGTATTTTTACAGCCCCATTCAAAATATTAGTCAATCGGCAGCGCAGCAAATTTCGTTACCTTACAGCCCTTTTAAAACCTATAAACAACAAGGCTATCGTACGGTATTTATCACGTCAGGTGGTTTAATGTGGCGCAACTTGGGCAACTATTTGCCGTTGCAAGGGGTAGATGAATGTTATGACCAAAATGACATTATCGAAGCCTTTCCCGAAGCAAAATCGACCATGTCTTATTGGGGGATTGCCGATGAATATGCTTTTGCGTTAGCAGAAAAATTGCTGAAGGAAAGCAATACCCCTTTGTTTATCAATATCTTAAGTATGACTAACCATCCACCTTATGAAGTCCCGCAACATTACCACGCTGCGCGTATTAATCCGAAAGTGTTAGCGGGAAAATTTGGCAACGAAGAAGAAAATCGTAAATCCCTTTCCACTTACCAATATGCCAATAACGCCTTGGGGCAATTTATTACGCAAGTGGCGCAAAGTGCGGTGGGAAATCGAACTATTATTGCCGCCACTGGGGATCATCACGTTCGTTGTGTGCGTTTTGATGCACCAAAACAGAATTTTATGGCTAAAGGCGTACCGTTTTATATTCATATTCCAACAGAATTACAACGCAAACTTGCCCTTAAATTTGATCCAAATCGTATTGGTTCGCACAAGGATATTATGCCAACCTTGTACAATTTGAGCTTATCGGATGCGGAATATTGGAACCTTGGCGGACGCAACTTGTTAGCGGAGCAAGACAATGAAAAATATGCCTTTGCTTATAACGAAGGGCTTTATGCGGATAGCGAAGGGGTGAGCGATGGCGAGCATCTTGAGCAATATACTTGGCAAAATCCCACCGCACTTTATCCTGATAATCTCTGGGTTGGCGAGTTGAAACCGGTGAGCGATAAAAAGCAGGCTCGAATTCAAGCCTATAAACAACTTTTAACCTGGCAAATTAATTACTTAGTAAAAGGCGTAAAAGAATAA
- the gltX gene encoding glutamyl-tRNA ligase — protein MKLEALFDLDPNVKVRTRFAPSPTGYLHVGGARTALYSWLYAKHNNGEFVLRIEDTDLERSTPEATAAIIEGMEWLNLAWEHGPYFQTKRFDRYNQVIDQMIEQGLAYRCYCSKDRLEELRHSQEANKEKPRYDRHCLGDHVHNPNEPHVVRFKNPTEGSVVFDDAVRGRIEISNSELDDLIIRRTDGSPTYNFCVVVDDWDMGITHVVRGEDHINNTPRQINILKALGAPIPTYAHVSMINGDDGQKLSKRHGAVSVMQYRDDGYLPEALINYLVRLGWGHGDQEIFSREEMIELFDIHSVSKSASAFNTEKLQWLNQHYIRSLDPSYVAKHLEWHMKDQAILFENGVALEEIIPVLGERAKTLKELASQSRYFYQDFESYDEKAAAKNFKPEAVAPLTKLMEKLTALSDWTVENIHDAMNATAAELEIGMGKVGMPFRLAVTGSGQSPSMDITAKLVGKEKTLTRLQKAIEFIQAQ, from the coding sequence ATGAAACTAGAAGCCTTATTTGATTTAGATCCTAATGTAAAAGTGCGCACCCGTTTTGCGCCAAGTCCAACCGGTTATTTACACGTCGGCGGCGCACGAACTGCGCTCTATTCATGGTTATACGCCAAACATAATAATGGCGAATTTGTGTTGCGCATTGAAGACACCGACTTAGAGCGTTCAACACCAGAAGCAACTGCCGCTATCATTGAAGGAATGGAATGGTTAAATTTAGCTTGGGAACACGGTCCTTATTTCCAAACCAAACGCTTTGACCGTTACAACCAAGTTATCGATCAAATGATCGAACAAGGATTAGCCTATCGTTGCTACTGCTCAAAAGACCGCTTAGAAGAATTGCGTCATAGCCAAGAAGCGAATAAAGAAAAACCCCGTTATGACCGTCATTGTTTAGGCGATCACGTTCATAATCCCAATGAGCCACACGTTGTCCGTTTCAAAAACCCAACAGAAGGATCCGTCGTTTTTGATGACGCTGTACGTGGTCGTATTGAAATTAGCAACAGCGAATTAGACGATTTAATTATTCGCCGCACTGATGGTTCACCGACTTACAACTTCTGCGTCGTCGTGGACGATTGGGATATGGGAATTACTCACGTTGTCCGTGGCGAAGATCATATCAATAACACACCACGCCAAATCAATATTTTAAAAGCCTTGGGTGCACCAATTCCAACTTACGCACACGTTTCCATGATTAACGGTGATGATGGTCAAAAACTCTCAAAACGCCACGGTGCAGTCAGTGTGATGCAATACCGCGATGACGGCTATTTACCAGAAGCGTTGATCAACTATCTCGTACGTTTAGGTTGGGGGCACGGCGACCAAGAAATTTTCTCGCGCGAAGAAATGATCGAATTGTTCGATATTCATTCCGTCAGCAAATCGGCAAGCGCCTTTAATACAGAAAAATTACAATGGTTGAACCAACATTATATTCGTTCACTTGACCCAAGCTATGTCGCTAAACACCTTGAATGGCATATGAAAGACCAAGCTATCCTATTTGAAAATGGCGTAGCATTAGAAGAAATTATTCCTGTGTTAGGTGAACGCGCAAAAACCTTGAAAGAATTAGCCAGCCAAAGCCGTTATTTCTATCAAGACTTTGAATCTTACGATGAAAAAGCTGCCGCGAAAAACTTCAAACCAGAAGCAGTTGCACCACTCACAAAATTAATGGAAAAATTGACCGCACTTTCTGATTGGACTGTAGAAAATATTCATGATGCAATGAACGCAACAGCAGCAGAATTAGAAATCGGCATGGGCAAAGTGGGTATGCCATTCCGTTTAGCCGTAACAGGTTCAGGTCAATCACCCTCAATGGACATTACTGCGAAGTTAGTCGGCAAAGAAAAAACGCTTACTCGTTTACAAAAAGCGATTGAATTTATTCAAGCACAATAA
- the ispF gene encoding 2-C-methyl-D-erythritol 2,4-cyclodiphosphate synthase, with protein sequence MIRIGHGFDVHAFGENRPLIIGGVEVPYHTGFIAHSDGDVALHALTDALLGAMALGDIGKLFPDTDMQFKNIDSRILLREAFRQVQEKGYKIGNVDVTIIAQAPKMRPHIDAMRAVIAEDLQCSIEQVNVKATTTEKLGFTGRGEGIATEAVALLLKA encoded by the coding sequence ATGATTCGTATTGGACATGGTTTTGATGTACACGCCTTTGGCGAAAATCGCCCTTTGATTATTGGTGGTGTTGAAGTACCTTATCATACGGGATTTATTGCCCATAGTGATGGCGATGTTGCGTTGCATGCCTTAACTGACGCCTTGCTAGGCGCTATGGCACTTGGCGATATTGGCAAATTATTTCCTGATACCGATATGCAATTTAAAAATATCGACAGTCGCATTTTATTGCGTGAGGCCTTTCGTCAAGTACAAGAAAAAGGTTATAAAATTGGCAATGTAGATGTGACAATTATCGCGCAAGCCCCAAAAATGCGACCGCACATTGACGCTATGCGTGCAGTGATTGCTGAAGATTTACAATGTTCTATTGAGCAAGTGAATGTGAAAGCCACCACCACTGAAAAACTCGGTTTTACAGGACGCGGTGAAGGCATCGCCACAGAAGCAGTCGCGTTACTGTTAAAAGCATAG
- the ispD_1 gene encoding 2-C-methyl-D-erythritol 4-phosphate cytidylyltransferase, producing the protein MTALCYDIVAVVPAAGIGSRMKADKPKQYLTIQDKTILEHTLNVLLTHTAVSKVIVAVAKDDPYLSALAITQHPKIQIVEGGETRAESVLNGLKAINHPAQTRVLVHDAARPCLRHAEVDKLLKIDDINGAILALPAIDTIKHAGVNQQIAETQDRNFIWLAQTPQYFRADLLIKALELANQQGFAVTDEASAMELAGFRPHLVESVSSNIKVTRPEDLALAEFYLGRNNL; encoded by the coding sequence ATGACCGCACTTTGTTATGATATTGTCGCTGTTGTGCCTGCTGCTGGCATAGGTTCGCGTATGAAAGCAGATAAACCGAAACAATATTTAACGATTCAGGATAAAACTATTTTAGAGCATACCTTGAATGTACTTTTAACTCATACAGCAGTGAGTAAAGTGATTGTCGCGGTAGCAAAAGATGATCCTTATTTATCTGCGTTAGCGATTACTCAGCATCCTAAAATCCAGATTGTAGAAGGTGGTGAAACGCGAGCGGAGAGTGTGTTAAATGGTCTAAAAGCAATTAATCACCCGGCTCAAACACGTGTTCTAGTGCATGATGCCGCACGTCCCTGTTTAAGACATGCTGAAGTAGATAAGTTACTTAAAATTGATGATATAAATGGTGCGATTTTGGCATTGCCCGCCATTGATACGATAAAACATGCAGGTGTAAACCAGCAAATTGCGGAAACGCAAGATCGTAATTTTATTTGGCTGGCTCAGACACCACAATATTTCCGCGCAGATTTGTTAATTAAGGCATTAGAGCTTGCCAATCAACAAGGATTTGCAGTCACAGACGAAGCTTCAGCAATGGAACTGGCTGGATTTCGACCTCACTTAGTGGAAAGTGTTAGCAGCAATATTAAGGTTACACGCCCAGAAGATCTTGCTTTGGCTGAATTTTATTTAGGAAGGAATAACCTATGA
- the ftsB gene encoding cell division protein FtsB: MRLLIIILTAVLLLFQYDLWFGKNGYFDYKETQEQIAFHKEENTKLSQRNQVIAAEIKDLKDGVNAIQERARLQYEMIKPNETFYRITKEHK, from the coding sequence ATGCGTTTACTGATTATTATTCTGACAGCGGTGCTGTTGCTTTTTCAATATGATTTATGGTTTGGCAAAAACGGTTATTTTGATTACAAAGAAACTCAAGAACAAATTGCCTTTCATAAGGAAGAAAATACTAAGTTATCACAACGTAACCAAGTAATCGCGGCAGAGATCAAAGATTTGAAAGATGGCGTAAATGCGATTCAAGAACGTGCGCGTTTGCAATATGAAATGATTAAGCCAAATGAAACTTTTTACCGTATTACAAAAGAGCATAAATAA
- the fsaA gene encoding fructose-6-phosphate aldolase produces the protein MEFYLDTADVHAVRKLNRVLPIVGVTTNPSIIAKEKRPAFEVLAELQDIIGERGQLFAQTLSREAEQMVEEALQLREKFPSIVVKVPTTPEGIAAIKMLTEQHVPTLGTAVYGAGQGFLAALAGAKYVAPYVNRIDAQGGNGVETVRELQRLLDLHKPDSMVLAASFRTPRQALDCMLAGCRSITIGTDVAEFFLADPAVFAALDKFDADWNSAFSKLVF, from the coding sequence ATGGAATTTTATCTTGACACTGCTGACGTTCACGCTGTTCGTAAGCTTAACCGCGTATTACCAATTGTAGGTGTTACCACCAACCCGAGTATTATTGCGAAAGAAAAGCGACCGGCTTTTGAAGTGTTAGCAGAATTACAAGATATTATCGGTGAAAGAGGGCAATTATTCGCTCAAACACTCAGCCGTGAAGCTGAACAAATGGTGGAAGAGGCCTTGCAGTTGCGTGAGAAATTTCCATCCATTGTAGTGAAAGTACCAACTACGCCAGAAGGTATTGCGGCAATCAAAATGCTGACTGAACAACATGTGCCAACGTTAGGCACGGCAGTTTATGGTGCAGGGCAAGGTTTCTTGGCTGCGCTTGCTGGAGCAAAATATGTAGCGCCTTATGTGAATCGTATTGATGCGCAAGGCGGGAATGGGGTGGAAACCGTGCGTGAATTACAGCGTTTATTGGATTTACACAAACCAGATTCAATGGTACTTGCCGCAAGTTTTCGTACTCCACGCCAAGCTTTAGATTGTATGTTGGCAGGTTGTCGTTCTATCACTATTGGTACTGATGTGGCAGAATTTTTTCTTGCTGATCCAGCTGTTTTCGCAGCGCTGGATAAATTTGATGCCGATTGGAATAGTGCATTTAGTAAATTAGTCTTCTAA
- the ypdC gene encoding helix-turn-helix domain-containing protein, whose amino-acid sequence MTTLSIKKTLTDFVQNSRNLHRTFFANSSNGMPSLAYQVDFPRLEIVLDGEQIMEWNHNDLYLQQRLQAGDFLFISTNAWNKATYILPTTTLSILFGKQQLGLSLSRWDNSQLVQIEQLNTPRRGARVGAFILQALSELSIHYQEQYQQTAHFLLKGLVSNCLDLLSSHIKTTPKTSDLFEGIRQYIELHFTEDLTRESVAKTFHISPNYLSFLFQQKSRIGLNQYINQLRLEHAKSLLKRYDLNVQEIALAAGFKDSNYFCRVFKKKTDRSPSEYRSQYHSQLLNEN is encoded by the coding sequence ATGACAACGCTTTCTATAAAAAAAACTTTGACGGATTTTGTGCAAAATTCACGAAATTTGCACCGCACTTTTTTTGCTAACAGCAGCAATGGCATGCCTTCTCTTGCTTATCAAGTGGATTTTCCGCGCCTGGAAATTGTGCTAGATGGCGAACAAATTATGGAATGGAACCACAACGATTTATATCTCCAACAGCGTTTACAAGCAGGAGATTTTTTATTTATTTCTACCAATGCTTGGAATAAAGCCACCTATATACTGCCAACCACCACACTCAGTATTCTGTTTGGAAAACAACAACTGGGTTTAAGTTTATCCCGTTGGGACAATTCTCAATTAGTACAAATCGAACAACTTAATACGCCACGTCGTGGAGCAAGAGTTGGGGCGTTTATTCTGCAAGCACTTAGCGAATTATCAATCCATTACCAAGAGCAATATCAGCAAACGGCTCACTTTTTGTTAAAAGGGTTAGTGAGTAATTGCCTTGATTTACTTTCATCCCACATTAAAACCACCCCTAAAACTAGCGATTTATTCGAAGGTATCCGTCAATATATCGAACTACATTTCACCGAAGATCTTACCCGGGAGAGTGTCGCAAAAACCTTCCATATTTCGCCTAATTATTTATCTTTCCTATTCCAACAAAAAAGCCGAATAGGACTTAACCAATATATTAACCAACTACGCCTAGAACACGCTAAAAGCCTACTTAAACGCTATGATCTCAATGTGCAAGAAATTGCCCTTGCAGCAGGTTTCAAAGACAGCAATTATTTCTGCCGTGTCTTTAAGAAAAAAACGGATCGGTCGCCATCTGAATACCGTAGCCAATATCACAGCCAGTTACTTAACGAGAATTAA
- the fryB_1 gene encoding PTS system, fructose-specific, IIB subunit: protein MIKLHISAVTACISGVAHTYMAATQLEKIAPSRNWQIKVETQGALGIENELQPDDIAQSDVVLLIHNTAIKMPERFEKCRCIEMDISQFLLNNNKLCQAVEKIMLRPQGTRVVLD, encoded by the coding sequence ATGATTAAATTACATATTTCTGCTGTAACAGCTTGTATTAGTGGTGTCGCACATACTTATATGGCGGCAACACAATTAGAGAAAATTGCACCATCAAGAAATTGGCAAATTAAGGTTGAAACACAAGGTGCATTGGGTATTGAAAATGAACTCCAGCCTGATGATATTGCACAATCAGATGTAGTGTTACTCATTCACAATACCGCTATCAAAATGCCAGAACGTTTTGAAAAATGTCGATGTATTGAAATGGATATTAGCCAATTCTTATTAAATAACAACAAACTATGCCAAGCGGTTGAAAAAATTATGTTACGACCGCAAGGAACCAGAGTTGTACTAGATTAA
- the ptsI_1 gene encoding phosphoenolpyruvate-protein phosphotransferase, whose product MSLQIQFICELPNGVHARPASHVEAVCKNFRANIQWFNERTKATGDAKSVLSLIGTNTIKGDICQLTIEGEDEQVAFERLQAYLEKEFPLCDEVFAEVDDSIGPLPRSLANLNPKIIRAKAVCGGSAKGKLYLVSGVDFTKMTDFPTACSVDQEIEELQSAVKNLQKFIEMQISLTNDTSKDILSAHLAILNDSQFNQKLAENVVEKGNAGKAIVATAHYFSEQLKASNSTYLQERELDIRDICFQLLQKIYGEARFPAKKALQEDVICVAEELTPSQFLELDKKYLKGLLLKAGGTTSHTVILARSFNIPTLVGVDTQSLVQYLGQNVEIDGELGVICYDLSDKVNRYYQLENALQINLREKQKSFLDQEGRTVDGTKVEIAANIAHPMEAQTAFSNGAESIGLFRTEMLYMDRHNEPSEDELYNTFCQALESAKNRSIIVRTFDIGGDKPVEYLNIPAENNPFLGYRAVRIYQEFLDLFRTQLKAILRASAHGNLKIMIPMISSMEEILWVKEELMAIKQQLRVEKIPFDEKIQLGIMLEVPSVIFIIDQCCEEVDFFSIGSNDLTQYLLAVDRDNSKVTKHYNSLNPAFLRGLDYIVEKVHHYGKWVGICGELGAKGSVLPLLVGLGLDELSMSSPNILSTKARLAKLNKAECRILLNKAMNCRTALEVEHLLAQFTMSQGDVPMISTDSITVNPDWQSKEEIIKGMTDKLLIAERCRYPRKLAEDIWAREDVFSTALGYGFAIPHTKSEHIEQSTISVAKLATPVLWGEEQVNFVIMLTLNKHSAGDQHMRIFSKLARRIMHETFRNQIMNAQSAVEIEQILKTELEI is encoded by the coding sequence ATGTCCTTACAAATTCAATTTATTTGTGAATTACCGAATGGTGTTCATGCTCGTCCAGCAAGCCACGTGGAAGCAGTTTGTAAAAATTTCAGAGCGAATATTCAATGGTTTAATGAACGAACCAAAGCCACAGGCGATGCTAAAAGTGTTCTTTCCTTGATTGGTACAAATACAATAAAAGGTGATATATGCCAGCTAACTATCGAAGGGGAAGATGAACAAGTCGCTTTTGAACGTTTACAGGCTTATCTAGAGAAAGAATTCCCACTCTGTGATGAAGTATTTGCCGAAGTTGATGACAGTATAGGACCCTTACCACGTTCTTTGGCAAATCTAAATCCAAAGATTATTCGAGCCAAGGCCGTATGCGGTGGATCAGCCAAAGGTAAATTATATTTAGTCAGTGGTGTTGATTTTACAAAAATGACTGACTTTCCAACGGCTTGTTCTGTTGATCAAGAGATTGAAGAACTACAAAGTGCGGTCAAAAATTTGCAAAAATTTATTGAAATGCAAATTAGTCTGACAAATGACACTTCAAAAGATATTTTGAGCGCGCATTTAGCGATTCTAAATGATAGTCAATTCAATCAAAAACTCGCTGAAAATGTAGTAGAAAAAGGTAATGCGGGTAAAGCGATAGTGGCAACTGCCCACTATTTTAGTGAACAGTTAAAAGCTTCTAATAGCACCTATTTACAAGAGCGTGAGCTAGATATTCGTGATATTTGTTTCCAATTATTACAAAAAATTTATGGTGAAGCCCGTTTCCCAGCTAAAAAAGCATTACAAGAAGATGTCATTTGTGTCGCCGAAGAATTGACGCCAAGCCAATTCTTAGAACTTGATAAAAAATATTTAAAAGGGTTATTGCTGAAAGCAGGTGGGACAACATCACATACTGTGATTTTGGCGCGTTCCTTTAACATTCCAACTTTGGTGGGTGTCGATACGCAAAGCCTTGTACAGTACTTAGGCCAAAATGTTGAGATTGATGGTGAGCTTGGTGTGATTTGTTATGATCTCTCTGACAAAGTTAATCGTTATTATCAATTAGAAAACGCATTGCAAATCAATTTACGTGAAAAACAAAAATCGTTTCTAGATCAGGAAGGGCGTACAGTAGACGGTACAAAAGTAGAAATTGCTGCCAACATTGCACACCCAATGGAAGCTCAAACAGCATTTTCGAATGGGGCGGAAAGTATTGGTTTATTCCGCACTGAAATGCTTTATATGGATCGTCATAACGAACCTAGTGAAGATGAACTTTATAATACATTTTGCCAAGCCTTAGAAAGTGCGAAAAATCGTTCAATTATTGTCCGCACTTTTGATATTGGCGGTGATAAACCTGTTGAATATTTGAATATTCCCGCGGAAAACAATCCATTCTTAGGCTATCGTGCCGTGCGGATTTATCAAGAGTTCTTAGATTTATTCCGTACCCAGCTTAAAGCTATTTTGCGAGCTTCTGCGCATGGTAATTTAAAAATTATGATTCCAATGATTTCATCAATGGAAGAAATTTTATGGGTGAAAGAAGAATTGATGGCTATAAAACAACAGCTGCGTGTTGAAAAAATTCCTTTCGATGAAAAAATCCAATTAGGCATTATGTTAGAAGTACCATCAGTGATTTTCATCATTGATCAATGCTGTGAAGAAGTGGATTTCTTTAGTATAGGAAGTAATGATTTAACGCAATATTTGCTTGCTGTGGATCGAGATAATTCGAAAGTAACTAAACATTACAATAGTTTAAATCCTGCGTTTTTACGTGGTTTAGATTATATCGTTGAGAAAGTTCATCATTATGGCAAATGGGTAGGAATTTGTGGTGAATTAGGGGCGAAAGGCTCTGTACTTCCACTACTCGTTGGTTTGGGATTAGATGAATTAAGTATGAGTTCTCCAAACATTTTGTCAACAAAAGCACGCCTTGCCAAATTAAATAAAGCGGAATGTCGTATTTTACTAAATAAAGCAATGAATTGCCGTACTGCATTAGAAGTTGAACATCTACTTGCACAATTTACGATGAGTCAAGGTGACGTACCAATGATTAGCACTGATAGCATTACAGTAAATCCTGATTGGCAAAGTAAAGAAGAAATCATTAAAGGAATGACTGATAAGTTACTTATTGCAGAACGTTGCCGTTATCCGCGTAAATTGGCTGAAGACATTTGGGCAAGAGAAGATGTTTTCTCAACAGCATTAGGTTATGGCTTTGCTATTCCGCATACGAAATCCGAGCATATTGAACAATCTACTATTAGTGTAGCAAAACTGGCAACCCCAGTGTTATGGGGGGAAGAGCAAGTGAATTTCGTCATTATGCTCACTCTCAATAAACATTCTGCAGGTGACCAACATATGAGAATCTTCTCTAAGTTAGCTCGTAGAATTATGCACGAAACCTTCAGAAATCAAATTATGAATGCCCAAAGTGCGGTGGAAATTGAACAAATTCTGAAAACAGAATTAGAAATTTAG
- the manP gene encoding PTS system fructose subfamily transporter subunit IIC, with product MNDLTQILKHTRQHLMTGVSHMIPFVVSGGILLAVAVMLFGQGGVPDATNDPFLHKLFNIGVAGLTLMTPFLAAYIGYSIAERAALAPCAIAAWVGNSFGAGFFGALFAGLIGGIVVFYLKKIKVPQVLRSVMPIFIIPIVGTFITAGIMMWGLGEPIGYLTTNLTTWLKGMQASGTVVLAIITCAMIGFDLGGPVNKVAYAFMLICVGEGIYNIVAAIAIAIAVPAIGTGLATFLGKGLFTEDEREAGKAAIIMGCVGVSEGAIPFAAADPLSVIPSTMLGAVVGGVISVLFGAECYAGWGGIIVLPVVTGKLGYLVGMTIGSLVCALSIIILKKLTKKSPPKVDESDDDLNIEFV from the coding sequence ATGAATGACTTAACTCAGATTTTAAAACACACTCGCCAGCATTTAATGACTGGGGTATCACATATGATTCCCTTTGTAGTATCAGGTGGGATTTTATTAGCTGTTGCAGTAATGTTATTTGGACAAGGGGGCGTACCAGATGCAACCAATGATCCATTTCTGCATAAATTATTTAACATTGGCGTGGCAGGACTTACATTAATGACCCCATTTTTAGCCGCTTACATTGGTTATTCAATCGCTGAACGTGCGGCACTTGCACCTTGTGCTATTGCAGCTTGGGTCGGTAATTCCTTTGGGGCTGGCTTTTTCGGCGCTTTATTTGCTGGGCTAATCGGTGGCATTGTAGTGTTCTATTTGAAGAAAATCAAAGTCCCTCAAGTGTTGCGTTCTGTTATGCCAATTTTCATTATCCCCATTGTTGGTACCTTTATTACCGCAGGTATTATGATGTGGGGCTTGGGTGAACCGATTGGTTATTTAACAACCAACCTAACCACTTGGCTTAAAGGAATGCAAGCAAGTGGAACAGTGGTTCTCGCCATTATCACTTGCGCAATGATTGGTTTTGACTTAGGTGGTCCTGTAAATAAAGTTGCTTACGCATTTATGCTCATTTGCGTAGGAGAAGGTATTTATAACATTGTGGCAGCGATTGCAATCGCAATTGCAGTTCCTGCAATTGGCACTGGCTTAGCCACATTTTTAGGTAAAGGTTTATTCACGGAAGATGAACGAGAAGCAGGTAAAGCCGCCATTATTATGGGTTGTGTTGGTGTAAGTGAAGGGGCTATTCCTTTTGCTGCGGCAGATCCATTGAGTGTCATTCCATCAACAATGTTAGGTGCCGTAGTGGGTGGAGTAATATCAGTTTTATTTGGTGCAGAATGTTATGCTGGTTGGGGCGGCATTATTGTTCTCCCTGTTGTGACGGGAAAATTAGGTTATCTCGTAGGTATGACTATAGGGTCGTTAGTTTGTGCATTATCTATCATTATCTTGAAAAAACTCACGAAAAAATCGCCGCCTAAAGTAGATGAATCTGATGATGATTTGAATATTGAATTTGTTTAA